A genomic region of Palaemon carinicauda isolate YSFRI2023 chromosome 11, ASM3689809v2, whole genome shotgun sequence contains the following coding sequences:
- the LOC137649590 gene encoding pro-resilin-like, which produces MIAKICLLLSLVAAVFGGPSQPQYGYAPPPSHEEPAKYDFNYAVKDDYSGNDFGHQEARDGYDTQGSYYVLLPDGRLQKVSYNVNGDSGFVAEVTYEGEPQYNPAPSYA; this is translated from the exons ATGATCGCTAAG ATTTGTTTGTTGTTGTCCCTTGTGGCTGCCGTCTTTGGTGGCCCCTCCCAGCCCCAGTATGGATACGCCCCTCCTCCATCTCACGAG GAACCAGCCAAAtacgacttcaactacgccgtcaaggacgactattcgggcaacgacttcggccaccaggaagcccgtgatggctacgacactcagggatcctactacgtgctccttcccgacggtcgcctgcagaaggtgtcctacaacgtcaacggggactcgggtttcgtggctgaggtcacttacgagggagagcctCAGTACAATCCAGCGCCCTCTTATGCTTAA
- the LOC137649894 gene encoding pro-resilin-like has translation MIAKICLLLSLVAAVFGGPSQPQYGYAPPPSHEEPAKYDFNYAVKDDYSGNDFGHQEICLLLSLVAAVFGGPSQPQYGYAPPPSHEEPAKYDFNYAVKDDYSGNDFGHQEARDGYDTQGSYYVLLPDGRLQKVSYNVNGDSGFVAEVTYEGEPQYNPAPSYA, from the exons ATTTGTTTGTTGCTGTCCCTTGTGGCTGCTGTCTTTGGTGGCCCCTCTCAGCCCCAGTATGGATACGCCCCTCCCCCATCTCACGAG GAACCAGCcaagtacgacttcaactacgccgtgaaggacgactactcgggcaacgacttcggccaccaggaa ATTTGTTTGTTGTTGTCCCTTGTGGCTGCCGTCTTTGGTGGCCCCTCCCAGCCCCAGTATGGATACGCCCCTCCTCCATCTCACGAG GAACCAGCcaagtacgacttcaactacgccgtgaaggacgactactcgggcaacgacttcggccaccaggaagcccgtgatggctacgacactcagggatcctactacgtgctccttcccgacggtcgcctgcagaaggtgtcctacaacgtcaacggggactcgggtttcgtggctgaggtcacttacgagggagagcctCAGTACAATCCAGCGCCCTCTTATGCTTAA